From Anopheles darlingi chromosome 2, idAnoDarlMG_H_01, whole genome shotgun sequence, the proteins below share one genomic window:
- the LOC125948333 gene encoding protein OPI10 homolog produces the protein MLNALGVIVSGRLVQTDFQEISATHFLITIPDADNVNHVVVFLTGTAPFPEGMAGGVYFSWPDPNAPPSWQLLGYISNSKPSAIFKISQLKKLDEIVGQAGGGIMNNNVFGSNLPISHIAQIGVSIEPEASLVQQTPATTTSSTYYQFGQKILENFFNFVSSFSVTQSQMTPNFNETYVPLSTLQTWYTNFERRLQQNPNFWKN, from the exons ATGTTGAACGCATTAGGAGTGATCGTCTCCGGAAGATTG GTTCAAACCGACTTCCAGGAAATCAGTGCCACACACTTCCTTATCACCATTCCCGACGCGGACAACGTAAACCATGTGGTGGTTTTTCTCACCGGTACAGCACCCTTCCCCGAAGGAATGGCCGGTGGAG TGTACTTTAGTTGGCCAGATCCGAATGCACCGCCCAGCTGGCAGTTGCTAGGTTACATCTCCAACTCGAAACCGTCTGCGATATTTAAAATTTCCCAGCTGAAGAAGCTGGACGAGATCGTCGGCCAGGCTGGTGGCGGTATTATGAACAATAATGTGTTCGGCTCAAACCTGCCCATCTCGCACATTGCCCAGATCGGTGTCTCCATCGAACCGGAAGCCTCGCTTGTACAGCAAACGCCTGCTACG ACGACCTCTAGCACGTACTATCAGTTCGGACAGAAGATTCTGGAGAATTTTTTCAACTTTGTCAGCAGCTTCTCGGTGACCCAGAGCCAGATGACACCGAACTTCAACGAAACGTACGTGCCACTCTCGACGCTGCAAACGTGGTACACCAACTTCGAGCGGCGGTTGCAGCAGAATCCCAACTTTTGGAAAAATTAA
- the LOC125948323 gene encoding cysteine sulfinic acid decarboxylase, producing the protein MNKGTHNGHSANSDEWAILERIYRILTEEGYLNGGLTSTERCQVSPPHSVVKFEHPVDLKRLIHFPMDEKEPSSEATIERIIRQVLHYSVRTGHPHFHNQLFAGVDPYGLTGSWITEALNTSQYTFEVGPTCTLIENAVIEKCLELFGFPATGDGILCPGGSMSNMYAIVAARFRAVPDVKRTGVTNLPTPLVVFTSEDAHYSITKAVHWLGIGMNNLIQVKTDCAGRMIPEELERAIESVIASGRRPFFVNATAGTTVLGAFDDFSAIADICARYAGGLWLHVDACLGGTAILSRTHRNLLAGVQRAQSLAWNPHKTLGAPLQCSVLVVQERGLLHECNAANADYLFQQDKFYDISYDTGDKSVQCGRKVDAFKFWLMYKARGETGLESLVDNAFECSRYLHELVRTRTGFRPVLTEFQYTNISFWYVPSWMRWTQHEPPTERWWQKLYSVTADIKERMVMRGTALVGYVPLLHKGIGNFFRMVVTCHPRPTLESMLFIVDEIERIGESLGNANPIPAPERHENNPQQPNNGMEL; encoded by the exons ATGAACAAGGGCACGCACAATGGACACAGCGCCAACAGCGACGAGTGGGCAATACTGGAACGCATTTATCGGATACTAACCGAGGAGGGGTATCTCAACGGGGGATTAACATCAACCGAACGGTGTCAAGTGTCGCCACCGCACTCGGTGGTAAAGTTTGAACATCCGGTCGACTTAAAG CGGTTGATACACTTCCCGATGGACGAGAAGGAACCGAGCAGTGAGGCCACGATCGAGCGGATCATCCGCCAGGTGCTACACTACTCCGTGCGAACCGGCCATCCGCACTTCCACAATCAACTGTTTGCTGGCGTCGATCCGTACGGTCTCACCGGGAGCTGGATCACGGAAGCCCTCAACACTAGTCA GTACACCTTTGAGGTGGGTCCAACGTGTACGCTGATCGAGAATGCGGTCATCGAGAAGTGCCTGGAGCTGTTCGGTTTCCCGGCTACCGGCGATGGCATCCTCTGCCCGGGCGGATCCATGTCTAACATGTACGCAATCGTGGCCGCCCGTTTCCGGGCGGTTCCTGATGTAAAGCGGACGGGCGTCACCAACCTACCGACACCGCTTGTCGTCTTCACTTCGGAGGAT GCACACTACAGCATCACTAAAGCGGTCCACTGGCTAGGGATTGGAATGAACAATTTGATCCAAGTGAAGACGGATTGCGCCGGACGGATGATACCGGAGGAGCTGGAGCGTGCGATCGAGAGCGTGATCGCCTCGGGAAGACGTCCGTTCTTCGTCAATGCAACGGCCGGTACGACGGTGCTCGGTGCGTTCGATGATTTCTCGGCGATCGCCGACATCTGCGCACGGTACGCCGGTGGTCTTTGGTTGCACGTGGACGCATGTCTCGGAGGAACCGCCATTCTGTCTCGCACCCATCGTAATCTACTGGCCGGTGTGCAACGGGCCCAGTCGCTTGCCTGGAACCCCCACAAAACTCTCGGTGCACCATTGCAGTgttcggtgttggtggtgcaggagCGTGGCCTACTGCACGAGTGCAACGCGGCCAACGCGGACTATCTCTTCCAACAGGACAAATTCTACGACATCTCGTACGATACGGGCGACAAGAGTGTGCAGTGTGGCCGGAAGGTGGACGCTTTCAAGTTTTGGCTTATGTACAAAGCCCGTGGTGAAACCGGACTCGAATCGCTGGTCGATAATGCGTTCGAGTGTTCAAGGTATCTACATGAGCTGGTGCGCACCCGAACCGGCTTCCGACCGGTGCTGACCGAGTTCCAGTACACGAACATTAGCTTCTGGTATGTACCGAGTTGGATGCGATGGACGCAACACGAACCTCCCACTGAGCGATGGTGGCAAAAGTTGTACTCCGTCACGGCCGACATTAAGGAGCGCATGGTAATGCGTGGTACGGCTCTGGTCGGATACGTGCCGTTGCTGCACAAGGGCATTGGGAACTTTTTCCGGATGGTCGTTACGTGCCATCCTCGTCCGACCCTCGAGTCGATGCTGTTCATCGTGGACGAGATCGAGCGCATCGGGGAATCGTTGGGGAATGCGAATCCGATCCCGGCTCCGGAACGGCATGAAAACAACCCACAGCAGCCCAACAACGGGATGGAATTATAG
- the LOC125948320 gene encoding semaphorin-5A isoform X2 produces MLVTMARQTSSPPSGQFPVPTHRMVLLPLLVLVVAVVSATVGTPDVRDDRRFISHKDLLVTANRYTDPNVTSYSRMLIDVAGDQLLVGARDNLFRFSLRLDVIERVAWDVPPYLRALCLAKGQTEENCRNYVMVLQSFGNQVYVCGTHGFSPRCTMRQMEDLSSVHRDDDGVAKCPYNPHANMTALMSETGQLFVGSVTDFSGSDSAILRSDITQNSSRILRTVQYNSLLLNDPQFVGSFEHGGFIYFVLREAAVEYMNCGKIVYSRIARVCKNDPGGTYGILRDNWTSFVKARLNCSLPGNYPFYYNEVQGMVYSHDEGVLYATFTTPENSIHGSAICAYNMSAIQAAFEGAFKHQDASGSAWKAQEVTNRDHYECRGTSSSGRHMSLIESSKYQLMDQAVQPLMGRPLHHAELERFSHIAIDIIPTKLHERVHIMYVATDAGRIKKVTVLPRTKETCVIEIWQPEAHPDTRIRTLQYVKDTESLYVGTDLALMRIPSNHCGRHLSRSSCLNSMDPYCGWNELQEACTVAPNGDTLAKYWVQNATECPVLTAPVDGGWSAWSEWFKCAQANGQQPMPIGVGEDFAPNTDTCLCRTRSCNNPPPKNGGQGCTGMHIAVTNCTVHGGWTEWSAWSACSQTCGMAVKTRRRTCGNPKPAHGGRVCVGPDRAEIYCSHLPPCPAPKQPPIDGGWGPYGDFGECSAICGGGFRIRRRKCDNPVPQNGGMDCSGCHFDYEVCNTQPCPDVRKAGTWTPWLTVANGTVPNGGYVEKRFRFTCKAPIADSALLKITPKEEVRVCQADGSCQRSIDPNGGHSATGLAGEDGEDGWGEWSSWSPCSASCGGGYQYRTRSCEKLDCVGFNKTKRACNTHPCKGEWGCWTDWTPCSVSCGTGTRSRSRQCLSMAGSVTLENDCEGKSLQYEACEMPSCDSFLGWGEWSEWSACNADNEKSRTRICLLPNTVSSNGELTCQGSDREIRACSIALNNDVPQPQTAGVTAASVATVAIAILLTLLLCCPLSIIATLQYMKRKQKGLKAIQGSPCYGSYPNQYSSLPTKDYTDGSHHKPKRQSSFKGPRNDASGSKLANGNGTLVKSINVNGGAIGNNTPKILAKSFNETDTATIKRNSHGPNNIRHARQLEMDEDKY; encoded by the exons AGATAACTTGTTCCGATTCTCGCTCCGTCTCGATGTCATCGAGCGTGTGGCATGGGATGTACCGCCCTACTTGCGTGCGCTCTGTCTGGCCAAGGGCCAAACGGAGGAGAACTGCCGAAACTACGTCATGGTGCTGCAGAGCTTCGGTAATCAGGTGTACGTGTGCGGTACGCACGGCTTCAGCCCTCGCTGTACGATGCGCCAGATGGAGGACCTTTCGTCGGTGCACCGAGATGACGATGGTGTGGCCAAATGTCCGTACAATCCACACGCCAACATGACCGCCCTAATGTCCGAGACCGGCCAACTGTTCGTTGGTTCGGTAACGGatttttccggttccgattcGGCCATCCTGCGCTCGGACATTACGCAGAACAGCTCGCGTATCCTGCGTACCGTCCAGTACAATTCACTCCTGCTGAATGATCCTCAGTTCGTGGGAAGCTTCGAGCATGGCGGATTCATCTACTTCGTGCTGCGTGAGGCCGCCGTCGAGTACATGAACTGTGGTAAGATCGTGTACTCGCGCATTGCACGTGTGTGTAAGAACGATCCCGGTGGTACGTACGGTATCCTGAGAGATAACTGGACATCGTTTGTGAAGGCACGGCTCAACTGCTCACTGCCGGGAAATTATCCGTTCTATTACAACGAGGTCCAGGGAATGGTGTACTCCCATGATGAGGGTGTCCTGTACGCCACCTTCACTACACCCGA GAACAGCATCCACGGATCGGCCATCTGTGCCTACAACATGTCCGCCATACAGGCCGCCTTCGAAGGTGCGTTCAAGCATCAGGATGCATCGGGATCAGCGTGGAAGGCACAAGAGGTCACCAATCGGGACCATTACGAGTGCCGTGGTACGAGTAGCTCGGGCCGGCACATGTCACTGATCGAATCGTCCAAGTATCAGCTGATGGATCAAGCCGTTCAGCCACTGATGGGCCGCCCGTTGCATCATGCGGAGCTCGAACGCTTCAGTCACATTGCGATCGACATTATACCGACGAAGCTGCACGAACGTGTCCACATCATGTACGTGGCGACGGATGCTGGACGTATCAAGAAGGTGACGGTGCTGCCCCGTACGAAAGAGACATGCGTGATCGAAATCTGGCAACCGGAGGCACATCCCGATACCCGCATCCGTACACTGCAGTACGTTAAAGATACCGAGTCCTTATACGTCGGTACGGATTTGGCGCTGATGCGAATCCCGTCGAACCACTGTGGACGCCATTTGTCACGCAGCAGTTGCCTCAACTCGATGGATCCGTACTGCGGATGGAACGAGCTACAGGAAGCGTGTACCGTCGCACCGAACGGGGATACGCTGGCCAAGTACTGGGTACAGAATGCGACCGAATGCCCGGTACTGACCGCACCGGTCGATGGTGGTTGGTCGGCGTGGTCCGAGTGGTTCAAGTGTGCCCAGGCGAACGGCCAACAACCGATGCCAATCGGTGTCGGGGAAGATTTTGCCCCCAACACCGACACCTGCCTCTGCCGGACACGATCCTGTAACAATCCACCACCGAAGAACGGTGGACAGGGTTGCACGGGGATGCACATTGCCGTCACCAACTGTACCGTGCACGGTGGTTGGACCGAATGGTCCGCATGGTCCGCATGCTCGCAAACCTGTGGTATGGCGGTGAAAACACGACGCCGTACCTGTGGTAACCCGAAACCCGCTCACGGTGgacgtgtttgtgtgggtcCGGATCGGGCCGAGATCTACTGTTCCCATCTACCGCCCTGTCCGGCACCGAAacaaccaccgatcgatggtggttggGGTCCGTACGGGGATTTCGGCGAGTGCAGTGCCAtctgtggtggtggattcCGGATACGCCGCCGCAAATGTGACAATCCCGTACCGCAGAATGGTGGTATGGACTGTTCGGGATGTCACTTTGATTACGAAGTGTGCAATACGCAACCGTGCCCGGACGTGCGGAAGGCCGGTACCTGGACGCCCTGGTTGACGGTAGCGAACGGGACGGTTCCGAATGGTGGCTACGTGGAGAAGCGGTTCCGCTTCACCTGTAAGGCACCGATTGCGGACTCGGCGCTGCTGAAGATCACACCGAAGGAGGAGGTACGGGTGTGTCAGGCCGATGGTTCCTgtcagcgatcgatcgatccgaacgGTGGACACTCGGCCACTGGGCTGGCCGGTGAGGATGGAGAGGATGGTTGGGGTGAGTGGAGCTCCTGGAGTCCGTGCAGTGCCTCGTGCGGTGGAGGCTATCAGTACCGGACACGCTCCTGCGAGAAGCTCGACTGCGTGGGCTTCAACAAGACGAAGCGGGCTTGCAATACGCACCCATGCAAAG GTGAATGGGGATGCTGGACCGATTGGACACCGTGCTCGGTTAGCTGCGGTACTGGAACGAGATCGCGCAGCCGCCAGTGCCTCTCGATGGCCGGTAGCGTCACGTTGGAGAACGATTGCGAGGGCAAGAGCCTGCAGTACGAAGCCTGTGAGATGCCCAGTTGTGATT CATTCCTCGGTTGGGGCGAATGGAGCGAATGGTCGGCGTGTAATGCGGATAATGAGAAGAGCCGGACGCGTATATGTCTGCTACCCAACACCGTCTCATCCAACGGTGAGCTGACGTGCCAGGGAAGCGATCGTGAGATCCGCGCGTGCAGCATCGCACTCAATAATG ATGTTCCACAGCCACAGACGGCCGGCGTAACGGCGGCATCCGTTGCAACGGTTGCGATCGCCATCCTGCTCACTCTGCTCCTGTGCTGCCCGCTCAGTATCATCGCTACGCTACAGTACATGAAGCGCAAGCAGAAGGGCCTGAAGGCGATTCAGGGTTCACCGTGCTACGGTTCCTACCCGAACCAGTACTCTTCGCTACCGACCAAGGAT TACACGGATGGTAGCCACCACAAACCGAAGCGACAGTCCTCGTTCAAGGGACCGCGGAACGATGCGAGCGGTTCCAAGCTGGCCAACGGTAACGGGACGCTGGTGAAATCGATCAACGTGAACGGGGGTGCGATCGGTAACAATACGCCCAAAATTCTGGCCAAATCGTTCAACGAAACGGATACGGCCACGATCAAGCGCAATTCGCACGGGCCCAACAACATCCGCCATGCGCGTCAGCTCGAGATGGACGAGGACAAGTACTGA
- the LOC125948320 gene encoding semaphorin-5A isoform X1, with protein MLVTMARQTSSPPSGQFPVPTHRMVLLPLLVLVVAVVSATVGTPDVRDDRRFISHKDLLVTANRYTDPNVTSYSRMLIDVAGDQLLVGARDNLFRFSLRLDVIERVAWDVPPYLRALCLAKGQTEENCRNYVMVLQSFGNQVYVCGTHGFSPRCTMRQMEDLSSVHRDDDGVAKCPYNPHANMTALMSETGQLFVGSVTDFSGSDSAILRSDITQNSSRILRTVQYNSLLLNDPQFVGSFEHGGFIYFVLREAAVEYMNCGKIVYSRIARVCKNDPGGTYGILRDNWTSFVKARLNCSLPGNYPFYYNEVQGMVYSHDEGVLYATFTTPENSIHGSAICAYNMSAIQAAFEGAFKHQDASGSAWKAQEVTNRDHYECRGTSSSGRHMSLIESSKYQLMDQAVQPLMGRPLHHAELERFSHIAIDIIPTKLHERVHIMYVATDAGRIKKVTVLPRTKETCVIEIWQPEAHPDTRIRTLQYVKDTESLYVGTDLALMRIPSNHCGRHLSRSSCLNSMDPYCGWNELQEACTVAPNGDTLAKYWVQNATECPVLTAPVDGGWSAWSEWFKCAQANGQQPMPIGVGEDFAPNTDTCLCRTRSCNNPPPKNGGQGCTGMHIAVTNCTVHGGWTEWSAWSACSQTCGMAVKTRRRTCGNPKPAHGGRVCVGPDRAEIYCSHLPPCPAPKQPPIDGGWGPYGDFGECSAICGGGFRIRRRKCDNPVPQNGGMDCSGCHFDYEVCNTQPCPDVRKAGTWTPWLTVANGTVPNGGYVEKRFRFTCKAPIADSALLKITPKEEVRVCQADGSCQRSIDPNGGHSATGLAGEDGEDGWGEWSSWSPCSASCGGGYQYRTRSCEKLDCVGFNKTKRACNTHPCKGEWGCWTDWTPCSVSCGTGTRSRSRQCLSMAGSVTLENDCEGKSLQYEACEMPSCDSFLGWGEWSEWSACNADNEKSRTRICLLPNTVSSNGELTCQGSDREIRACSIALNNDVPQPQTAGVTAASVATVAIAILLTLLLCCPLSIIATLQYMKRKQKGLKAIQGSPCYGSYPNQYSSLPTKDVSRHAMVTPVARSPPLLTAADADVVSHPISLQYTDGSHHKPKRQSSFKGPRNDASGSKLANGNGTLVKSINVNGGAIGNNTPKILAKSFNETDTATIKRNSHGPNNIRHARQLEMDEDKY; from the exons AGATAACTTGTTCCGATTCTCGCTCCGTCTCGATGTCATCGAGCGTGTGGCATGGGATGTACCGCCCTACTTGCGTGCGCTCTGTCTGGCCAAGGGCCAAACGGAGGAGAACTGCCGAAACTACGTCATGGTGCTGCAGAGCTTCGGTAATCAGGTGTACGTGTGCGGTACGCACGGCTTCAGCCCTCGCTGTACGATGCGCCAGATGGAGGACCTTTCGTCGGTGCACCGAGATGACGATGGTGTGGCCAAATGTCCGTACAATCCACACGCCAACATGACCGCCCTAATGTCCGAGACCGGCCAACTGTTCGTTGGTTCGGTAACGGatttttccggttccgattcGGCCATCCTGCGCTCGGACATTACGCAGAACAGCTCGCGTATCCTGCGTACCGTCCAGTACAATTCACTCCTGCTGAATGATCCTCAGTTCGTGGGAAGCTTCGAGCATGGCGGATTCATCTACTTCGTGCTGCGTGAGGCCGCCGTCGAGTACATGAACTGTGGTAAGATCGTGTACTCGCGCATTGCACGTGTGTGTAAGAACGATCCCGGTGGTACGTACGGTATCCTGAGAGATAACTGGACATCGTTTGTGAAGGCACGGCTCAACTGCTCACTGCCGGGAAATTATCCGTTCTATTACAACGAGGTCCAGGGAATGGTGTACTCCCATGATGAGGGTGTCCTGTACGCCACCTTCACTACACCCGA GAACAGCATCCACGGATCGGCCATCTGTGCCTACAACATGTCCGCCATACAGGCCGCCTTCGAAGGTGCGTTCAAGCATCAGGATGCATCGGGATCAGCGTGGAAGGCACAAGAGGTCACCAATCGGGACCATTACGAGTGCCGTGGTACGAGTAGCTCGGGCCGGCACATGTCACTGATCGAATCGTCCAAGTATCAGCTGATGGATCAAGCCGTTCAGCCACTGATGGGCCGCCCGTTGCATCATGCGGAGCTCGAACGCTTCAGTCACATTGCGATCGACATTATACCGACGAAGCTGCACGAACGTGTCCACATCATGTACGTGGCGACGGATGCTGGACGTATCAAGAAGGTGACGGTGCTGCCCCGTACGAAAGAGACATGCGTGATCGAAATCTGGCAACCGGAGGCACATCCCGATACCCGCATCCGTACACTGCAGTACGTTAAAGATACCGAGTCCTTATACGTCGGTACGGATTTGGCGCTGATGCGAATCCCGTCGAACCACTGTGGACGCCATTTGTCACGCAGCAGTTGCCTCAACTCGATGGATCCGTACTGCGGATGGAACGAGCTACAGGAAGCGTGTACCGTCGCACCGAACGGGGATACGCTGGCCAAGTACTGGGTACAGAATGCGACCGAATGCCCGGTACTGACCGCACCGGTCGATGGTGGTTGGTCGGCGTGGTCCGAGTGGTTCAAGTGTGCCCAGGCGAACGGCCAACAACCGATGCCAATCGGTGTCGGGGAAGATTTTGCCCCCAACACCGACACCTGCCTCTGCCGGACACGATCCTGTAACAATCCACCACCGAAGAACGGTGGACAGGGTTGCACGGGGATGCACATTGCCGTCACCAACTGTACCGTGCACGGTGGTTGGACCGAATGGTCCGCATGGTCCGCATGCTCGCAAACCTGTGGTATGGCGGTGAAAACACGACGCCGTACCTGTGGTAACCCGAAACCCGCTCACGGTGgacgtgtttgtgtgggtcCGGATCGGGCCGAGATCTACTGTTCCCATCTACCGCCCTGTCCGGCACCGAAacaaccaccgatcgatggtggttggGGTCCGTACGGGGATTTCGGCGAGTGCAGTGCCAtctgtggtggtggattcCGGATACGCCGCCGCAAATGTGACAATCCCGTACCGCAGAATGGTGGTATGGACTGTTCGGGATGTCACTTTGATTACGAAGTGTGCAATACGCAACCGTGCCCGGACGTGCGGAAGGCCGGTACCTGGACGCCCTGGTTGACGGTAGCGAACGGGACGGTTCCGAATGGTGGCTACGTGGAGAAGCGGTTCCGCTTCACCTGTAAGGCACCGATTGCGGACTCGGCGCTGCTGAAGATCACACCGAAGGAGGAGGTACGGGTGTGTCAGGCCGATGGTTCCTgtcagcgatcgatcgatccgaacgGTGGACACTCGGCCACTGGGCTGGCCGGTGAGGATGGAGAGGATGGTTGGGGTGAGTGGAGCTCCTGGAGTCCGTGCAGTGCCTCGTGCGGTGGAGGCTATCAGTACCGGACACGCTCCTGCGAGAAGCTCGACTGCGTGGGCTTCAACAAGACGAAGCGGGCTTGCAATACGCACCCATGCAAAG GTGAATGGGGATGCTGGACCGATTGGACACCGTGCTCGGTTAGCTGCGGTACTGGAACGAGATCGCGCAGCCGCCAGTGCCTCTCGATGGCCGGTAGCGTCACGTTGGAGAACGATTGCGAGGGCAAGAGCCTGCAGTACGAAGCCTGTGAGATGCCCAGTTGTGATT CATTCCTCGGTTGGGGCGAATGGAGCGAATGGTCGGCGTGTAATGCGGATAATGAGAAGAGCCGGACGCGTATATGTCTGCTACCCAACACCGTCTCATCCAACGGTGAGCTGACGTGCCAGGGAAGCGATCGTGAGATCCGCGCGTGCAGCATCGCACTCAATAATG ATGTTCCACAGCCACAGACGGCCGGCGTAACGGCGGCATCCGTTGCAACGGTTGCGATCGCCATCCTGCTCACTCTGCTCCTGTGCTGCCCGCTCAGTATCATCGCTACGCTACAGTACATGAAGCGCAAGCAGAAGGGCCTGAAGGCGATTCAGGGTTCACCGTGCTACGGTTCCTACCCGAACCAGTACTCTTCGCTACCGACCAAGGATGTAAGTCGGCATGCGATGGTGACACCGGTGGCACGATCGCCCCCCCTTCTtaccgctgctgatgctgatgtcgTCTCCCATCCCATTTCGTTGCAGTACACGGATGGTAGCCACCACAAACCGAAGCGACAGTCCTCGTTCAAGGGACCGCGGAACGATGCGAGCGGTTCCAAGCTGGCCAACGGTAACGGGACGCTGGTGAAATCGATCAACGTGAACGGGGGTGCGATCGGTAACAATACGCCCAAAATTCTGGCCAAATCGTTCAACGAAACGGATACGGCCACGATCAAGCGCAATTCGCACGGGCCCAACAACATCCGCCATGCGCGTCAGCTCGAGATGGACGAGGACAAGTACTGA